In one window of Chryseobacterium sp. JV274 DNA:
- a CDS encoding DUF4421 family protein produces the protein MNFLKTGLLVLFSLSVFQVKAQSDTANTKSYADQVMIRVNLDTNIENYVFSTGEGKNAFEMDLSINNKTKTSFSVDYRIISATVSFAPRFLEGNNDDEMKGKSSYTDLSFRLFPGRFIQNIYYKNVSGFYVENMKDLSPEWQEGRDPYIQFPDLRVQTFGGSTSYILNKNFSARSIYTQGEWQYKSSGSWVPFVDYDLTIFRNKIYGIKSKETQYNIGGNIGYFYNWVIGKNVNISPYLAIGVGGKFSSYRDFQNGGTKENAQYATIRMQGGLHIGYNTDRFLFGGKMNFKTYAYDQKNNQTVENNNLYGLLYIGYRFAPPKVVKNTYDKIQKKIPVL, from the coding sequence TTGAATTTTTTAAAGACAGGATTACTTGTACTATTTTCTTTATCAGTCTTTCAGGTAAAAGCACAGTCGGATACCGCAAATACCAAGTCTTATGCAGACCAGGTAATGATCCGTGTGAATCTTGATACTAATATCGAAAACTATGTTTTTTCAACAGGAGAAGGCAAGAATGCGTTCGAAATGGACCTGTCAATCAACAATAAAACGAAAACATCATTTTCAGTCGATTATAGAATTATAAGTGCGACCGTATCATTTGCACCCAGATTTTTAGAGGGTAATAATGATGATGAAATGAAAGGAAAGAGCTCTTATACCGATTTGAGTTTCAGATTATTCCCCGGAAGATTTATCCAGAATATTTATTATAAAAATGTAAGCGGGTTCTATGTTGAAAATATGAAAGACCTGTCCCCCGAATGGCAGGAAGGAAGAGATCCATACATTCAGTTTCCGGATTTAAGGGTTCAAACCTTTGGTGGATCCACCTCCTATATTCTCAATAAAAATTTTTCAGCAAGAAGTATCTATACACAGGGAGAATGGCAGTATAAAAGCAGCGGAAGCTGGGTTCCTTTTGTAGACTATGACCTTACTATTTTCAGAAATAAAATTTATGGTATAAAAAGCAAAGAGACCCAATATAATATCGGCGGAAATATAGGATATTTCTATAATTGGGTCATTGGTAAGAATGTTAATATCTCACCTTATCTGGCTATTGGGGTCGGAGGGAAGTTCTCCAGCTACCGTGATTTTCAGAATGGAGGAACCAAAGAAAATGCCCAGTATGCCACCATAAGAATGCAGGGCGGGCTTCACATCGGGTATAATACAGACCGGTTTTTATTCGGAGGTAAAATGAATTTTAAGACCTATGCCTATGATCAGAAAAATAATCAGACCGTAGAAAATAATAACCTCTATGGACTGTTATATATAGGGTATCGTTTTGCACCACCGAAAGTTGTGAAAAATACCTATGATAAAATCCAAAAAAAGATTCCCGTTTTATAA
- the feoB gene encoding ferrous iron transport protein B codes for MQENKKKQILLVGNPNVGKSTVFNTLCNKKQKTGNYAGVTVASHSGNYTYKNEEVEVIDLPGSYSVYPSSEDEAIFSKYLIDEQKNYAGVVYILEALSLKRGLLLFQQIQDLGIPMILIVNQIDQAERRGITIDIQKFSEALGIKIIQTNAKEQIGIEEVREAVYNNEFVKTDQVSFETPNEHRDFIQKLAAHKGFDNEYKAWMSLSLGTDLGRISSVMEQLNESDSKSLVPKRLQVQETVRRYQNVDKILADVISKKAQFKELLTERLDKVLVHKFWGYVVFLVILLIIFQSVFFLAEFPMNWIEESFSWLAAFTNEHLPEGPINSLISNGIVPGIGGIVVFAPQIGILLYFLYLLEDSGYMARVVFLMDRLLRPFGLNGKSIVPLVSGTACAIPAVISTRNIENVKERLLTILVTPFMTCSARLPVYSIIIGLIISEGSFLGIKYKALVLMGMYLLGFLVALLSAAILKRFIKSKGKTYLVMDLPAYKKPLFGYDFKMVLGKVWDFVTGAGKIIFIVSVIIWFLSYFGPSQKTDELVATDVHLDHSYLAKMGKGIEPVIAPLGYDWKMGVGILTSFVAREVFVGTMSTLYSLEDDAPEVKVIDKMRRDVKPNGEKVFSFATGISVLLFYAFAMQCVSTLAVVYRETKSWKWTGFQVVMMTGLAYFVSMIVYQILK; via the coding sequence ATGCAGGAAAACAAGAAAAAACAGATACTTTTAGTCGGAAATCCTAATGTAGGAAAGTCAACGGTTTTCAATACGCTTTGCAACAAAAAGCAGAAGACCGGAAACTATGCCGGCGTTACCGTTGCTAGCCATTCGGGGAACTATACTTATAAAAATGAAGAAGTGGAAGTAATTGATCTTCCAGGTTCTTACAGCGTATACCCGAGTTCAGAAGATGAAGCTATTTTTTCCAAATACCTTATTGACGAGCAGAAAAACTATGCAGGAGTTGTTTATATTCTTGAAGCATTAAGTTTAAAAAGAGGACTGCTTCTGTTTCAGCAGATTCAGGACCTTGGGATTCCAATGATTCTGATTGTCAATCAGATTGATCAGGCAGAAAGAAGAGGAATCACTATTGATATTCAAAAATTTTCCGAAGCATTAGGCATTAAAATTATCCAGACCAATGCCAAAGAGCAGATCGGGATTGAGGAAGTAAGAGAAGCTGTTTACAACAATGAGTTTGTAAAAACAGATCAGGTTTCTTTTGAAACACCAAACGAACATAGAGATTTTATTCAGAAACTGGCAGCACATAAAGGTTTCGATAATGAATACAAAGCCTGGATGAGCCTTTCACTTGGGACAGACCTCGGCAGAATAAGCTCTGTAATGGAACAACTGAATGAATCCGATTCTAAAAGCCTGGTTCCAAAAAGGTTGCAGGTTCAGGAAACCGTTAGAAGATATCAGAACGTAGACAAAATACTGGCTGATGTAATTTCTAAAAAAGCCCAATTCAAAGAATTATTAACTGAAAGACTGGATAAAGTTTTAGTACATAAATTCTGGGGTTATGTCGTCTTTTTAGTGATCTTACTGATTATTTTCCAAAGCGTTTTCTTCCTTGCAGAATTTCCTATGAACTGGATTGAAGAGTCCTTCTCTTGGCTGGCAGCATTTACAAACGAACACCTTCCTGAAGGACCAATTAATTCGCTGATTTCAAACGGAATCGTTCCGGGAATCGGAGGAATTGTCGTTTTTGCACCACAGATTGGAATTTTGCTGTATTTTCTTTATCTGTTGGAAGACTCAGGATATATGGCAAGAGTTGTATTTCTGATGGACAGATTACTTCGTCCTTTCGGACTTAACGGAAAAAGTATTGTTCCGCTTGTATCGGGAACGGCCTGCGCTATTCCTGCGGTAATCTCTACCAGAAACATTGAAAATGTAAAAGAAAGATTGCTGACGATATTGGTAACACCATTTATGACATGCTCTGCAAGACTTCCGGTGTACAGTATTATTATCGGTCTGATCATCTCAGAAGGATCATTTTTAGGAATAAAATATAAAGCGCTGGTTCTGATGGGGATGTATCTACTAGGTTTCTTGGTCGCTTTATTGTCAGCAGCAATCCTAAAAAGATTTATTAAAAGTAAAGGAAAAACATACCTGGTAATGGACCTTCCGGCCTATAAAAAACCACTTTTTGGCTACGACTTTAAAATGGTTTTAGGGAAAGTATGGGACTTCGTTACAGGAGCAGGAAAAATCATTTTTATTGTAAGTGTTATCATCTGGTTCCTGAGCTATTTCGGACCAAGTCAGAAAACAGATGAATTGGTAGCAACAGACGTTCATCTTGACCATTCTTACCTTGCCAAAATGGGTAAAGGAATAGAGCCTGTTATTGCTCCACTGGGCTACGACTGGAAAATGGGAGTTGGAATTCTTACCAGTTTTGTGGCGAGAGAAGTGTTCGTAGGGACAATGTCTACCCTTTACAGTTTGGAAGATGATGCTCCGGAAGTAAAAGTGATTGATAAAATGAGGAGAGATGTAAAACCCAACGGAGAAAAAGTCTTCAGCTTTGCAACCGGAATCTCAGTTCTTCTTTTCTATGCATTTGCAATGCAGTGTGTTTCTACACTTGCAGTAGTCTACAGAGAAACCAAAAGCTGGAAATGGACCGGCTTTCAGGTAGTCATGATGACAGGTTTGGCATATTTTGTGTCGATGATAGTATATCAGATTTTAAAGTAA
- a CDS encoding ferrous iron transport protein A, translating into MKEKGLHKLSGFPKNKMGKILGYDNDHLKMPNKIIEMGLLPETTFRILYQAPFNGPMYVEFGAEKSRIALREEEGDYIIVEELN; encoded by the coding sequence TTGAAAGAGAAAGGATTACATAAATTAAGTGGATTCCCTAAAAACAAAATGGGGAAGATATTGGGGTATGATAATGACCATCTGAAAATGCCCAATAAAATCATTGAAATGGGGCTTCTTCCGGAAACCACTTTCAGAATTTTGTATCAGGCTCCGTTCAACGGGCCAATGTATGTGGAGTTTGGAGCAGAAAAAAGCCGGATTGCTCTTCGTGAGGAAGAAGGAGATTACATCATTGTTGAAGAATTGAATTAA